CATGAAGTCACAGGGAGGCGATCTGCTCCACATCTCCTCTGCATCCCCAGCATGTGAGGGGGTCTTGGTTAAGCCTCTTCTCCTGTGACTTTTCATCTGTTCACTGGAACTACCAAAGTATCCTAAGTACTGTATGCTTCCCCCGATCCCATACTTGCTTAAACTTAACCCCACTTGCACCCCTCTATTCAAGCTCTCAAATCTACCCTGTTCCAGATTTTTCTACAGTTGACTGGCTCTTTTCTTGACTTAGCTATTTCACTTCTCTTTTCTTGGAATTCTCACCCCACATCCCTCCCTGGAGTCTTGTCAACAGTCTCTACTTGGCTCTGGGACCCCGAACCCAGAGTTGGCCTGTTTAGGTTCTCAGCATAGTGCAGACCCACAAGTGATAAGGGACAGGGAGGTGTGAATTacccttgggggtggggaggatcatCGAAGAATTCCATACTAAACTCCATTAGTATGCGCACCTAATGCTtattaataaaagggaaaaatctaGAACAAACCACaaacttatttttctctctctttttactttcCCCATTATTTGAAACAAACATactataaactaaaataatttctttcatagaaagaaaagaaaaaaaaaaaaagaaagaaaatcacttttGTCTAAATCCAGTGGTGGGTGGATATAGCAGCATTGAAAATAAAGTTACAAGCGCGAACACAAAGTTCCAGGCAGAAGACAGTCAGTCATCACGCATGTgcagcctctcttcctctttccgcGCTCGTGCTCTCGGGGCACACTCCTGTGTGGCCACATTCCCTCCCCtgtctggagggagggagggacggttCACAGTGGTAGCAATCAGGAAGCTCTTGTGGCAGATGGCCTGTATGTAGCACCTCACTTCCAGGCCAGACAGACACTAGAGAAGCTCGGGACAGGCTGGTGGCCAACGGATCTGGCGACCATTGCCTCAACAGCAGGCTCTGGGGAATCAGATGGGTCCTGAAACAACCCTGGCTCTGCGGCTTGACTGTGTCCCCATGTCCCTGAAGTTCATACaactcaaagtgaggcaacaTCTCTGAGGCGTTTGGGGCGTGGACATCACTGACCAGATGAGCTGGGTTTCCCGGAAGATCTGAGTATTAAGTGTCAGAGTGGATGCAGGCTATCGTAGGAGGGTGTCATGCCCCAGGATCCTTCCTAGCAGCCCCCATAGAGGTTCCTAGAGAACCCTCTCTACTCAGGAGAGAGTCTGTTCTGTTCTATAGGTGTTCGCTTGAATCGGGGGACTGCAAATCTTCCTCAGAACAGCTCTGCCAAGGAGACTAGGAACGCCCTTGCAGAAAGGGTGCGGAGCTTTAAAAGAGGTGCCTAGGCACAGGGTTCGTTAGGTCTTGGTATCACCCCTGAATTCTTCTCCATGCCTCATTCTGCCAGGAGTTCCTGCTCTGCGCAGATGAGGCTTGCAGGTTGAACCTTACACCAGGACTGGAAAGGAGCCAAATGGGAGCTGGATGGCCTGCTCAGAGCCCAGGCTCGCTCAGGAACTCCTCCTTCCGTGGAGTTCCATCCCATGAGTCTTCAGTGAAGCCTTGCCCCAGTGGAAGAGGGTCTCCAAAAGTTCCACCCAGTCGGGGTGAAGTCCTGCCCCCACTGGATCCTCAAGCCCAAATAGGGCCCACTCTGAAGCACCCTCTCATGTATCTAGATAGAGCAGTGCCTCTGGGAGGAGGGACCCTaatctctcctctcccacccatctGCGCGAACCCCACCTAGTTGAGGGAGTAGCTTACCTGTCTCCATTTGAGCCCTGTCGGGTCAAGAGAGGAGTCCAAGCCATTGAGGTAGGACTTCCGGCCCAAATTAGAATTCCATCCCCAATTGGAGCCCCACCCTCGGGTAGAAACCCGTATGTATCCCAGACAGGAGCTTCTCCTCTAAAAAGGAACCCAGATCCCAAATAGGAGCCCAGGTTGAAGGCAGAAACCGGGTCCTTAGGTAAGAGACCCTCACAGATAGGAGCTCCGCCCTCAAGTAAGAACCGAGTCCCCAAGTAAGAGACCCCTCCAAGTAGGAACCCCGCCCCCAGGTAGGAACCTTGCCCCTCGGAATGAACCCTGCTCCCATGTTAGGAGCTTCTCCTACTTGCAGGTGTGCACGTCATAGACACGTGTGCACTCCTGGCAGCTGACGTAGCAGCACCAATGGAAAACACAGTGGCATTTCTCCCTCCGTCGCTCAGTGCGCGCGTTATGCCCGCGCCCGCAGCACAGCAGGTCGCACCCATCTATGCCATGCGAGCTCACATTGCAGGTGCGGTCACGCGTCCCGAAAGAGCCGGTTTCAGGGTTAGGCTCGCAGAAGTTGGGTGAGGCCTCATAGTAGACCAGGTCGCGCTCTGTCGGCACCTTGAAGTACGTGTAACGTGGCCTCAGGGTCTCCACCCAGCCACGAGACTCTCGGTGTTTCTCTACCACCATCTCTGAGGCGCTGTCATACTTGTCCTTGAGGAAATCCCCGATGGTGCGGAAGTCCGGCTGCGACCACCAGCAGGTCTTCACTTCACAGCTGCCAGATAGCCCGTGGCATTTGCACTTGAGGTGCATGTGACTGGCGATGGCCTGAGGAGGCAAGCACAGAAGCCTGTGTCTGCACTGGTCCCTAGTGCGGCTCAACCAGGGGGTCTGCTCTCTGCAGCCCACCTGCTCCATAAGCCCCCCGACCCCAGATTCCTCTCTTTGGACATCTAGTGCTACTATCTTCTCTATGGTGGCCTGGGTCTTCTCTGACAGATCCAAGCCCTCAGGAGCCTGGGAGCTGCTTTCTCCCTGTGGGCCTAGCTAATCCTCTTTGCAGGAGTGTCTAGGACAGAGTACAGGAAGCAGGGAGCTTCAGGTTGGGGATGCTGTAGGGACAATGTGGAGAGCAGATGCTACGGTGTGAAGACTGAGCTGGGCTGCTTAGAGTGCTCCCTATACTCACAGGGCCGGGATGGACAGCAGCTTTCCCTATGAACAATGTAGACCTTGCTCCCTTCACAGGGAAGGAAATAGGTGTTTCAAGAAGTAGGGACTCCTGCCTCCTTTTCTATAGGGAAATGAGTGGGGACCAGGGGGCCTTGTCCATTGCCCTCAGATTCCAAGCCCCCTCCACCCCAGGGACCATCCCAAGTTTCTCTGCTCCAGACATGTAGCCTTCCTGCCCAGGCTGTAAAGCATCTGCTCTGGACAACTCCTGGTGTCTTTCCTCTTACATTCCAACAAGTACCGTAATGTGCAAAGCACACACTGAGTCTTTTAAGCCTCAAAGTAGGAAACACATGCAGGATACTGCATTCAAAATTTCAACATCCACTGCACTACTGAAATAACAAGCTGGCCATGGGGTTAGCTACTGTTTCGATCTGGCTGTGGCCAAGGCTCTCATGCTGGATGCTGGGTCCCAAGTGTGGCAATGCTAAGAAGTAGTAGGAGCTTGAAGGGGCCATCATTGGAAGGGAGGAATAGATATCTGTTGGTATTCTATAGCACAAAGCGCCCACCACAGTAGACAAAGTACTGCTTCAAAATGAAGACTAGGTTTTGAAccttcaaacagaaaaaaaaaaaaaattcattttgagacaggttctcactctgtagccctggatggtctggaactcagtgacatagcccaggctagccttgaacttgtggcagttCTCCTGACtgtgcctccaagtgctggaatggcAGATAAGCACCATCATGCCTAGTTGAAATGATTTTTCGGGTGATAAGGATGCCTTCCTAGCCTGCTTGGCCACAGTGCATTATGTTCACATATTGAAAGGTCTCATTGCACCCAGTAAGTCTGTTCCATTACCATGACAGGTAAAACATTTTAAACCGAGGCAGGAAACTATTCGGTTGCTAGGGGCTTCCCTCTCAAGGACCTTGCCTGCTTCCCACCTGCTCTGTAAAACTACCATGAGTCTGAGACATGGGTCATAGCCACGTGTCACTGGCCACTGCCTTCCCTATGGTGACAGGTCACTTGTCATAAAATGGACGGAAGGAGGAGAGAGTGATGAAAGATCAAAACCACCCCAGCGTGCTGGAGGAGCATGACTATGAACAATCACAGTGGCACTGGAGATGCTAAGGCTGGGGCACTGAAGGCTGGAGATACACTGTCTGAGCTACACTGTAAGACTGCCTTTCAAAGGACTCAAGTGTATTTTaactgtgtattctttttttaaaaaagattttatttattctatgtatatgagttcactgtagctgacttaagacacaccagaagtaggcatcagatcccatgacagatggttgtgagccaccatgtggttgctgggaattgaactcaggacttctggaaggaattgaactcaggacttctggaagatcagtcagtgctcttaaccactgagccatctctccaaactcccagtgtattctttttttgttgttttgtttttcaagacaggatctccctgtgtaacagccctggctgtctcagaactaactttgtagaccactggcctctaactcactgagatccacctgcctctgtctcagagtgctgggatgaaaggcaagtgccaccaccgTCCGGCTCTAGCTATCCTTTCACTATCTATAACTACCTGAGAGCTAGTAACTATCCAAGCAGCTCAGGTTGTGGCTTGCAAGGATTCGTATTGGACAGCATGGGCTTAATGCTCCGATCATTCTGGCTTCAGCCCGGCTTGCACCTCACCTGACTTTCCACTGCTTCTTTACCTTTCCTGCCTATCAAACTGGCCCGTGGGCATGGAAGGttaacaccatgcctggcttatccAGCTAGCCTAGCGCCCACATCCCTCTCTCTTGCAGCCAGGCTTTCCGAGAGGAGACTCTTGCCATCTCTCCTTTTTCACTCTCTTTTACTTGGTCAAGAATCTCAATAGCCACTGAGACCTGCTGTTAAAACAGGGATGGGGCCGGTGCTTGCCTGTGTGGTGTGTTTCCTGACCACGCAAGGAAGTGCCTTGTGGTATGCGGGCTGTCACAGCACTTGTCTTGCTGTGTCTTGATTTTTGAATAGGAGGtattttctgttgctttcttACCATGAAGTGTGAAAATTATTACTCCCTCTTACTTCCCACTACATAGCCAAACCCTCCCCGTTCCTGACCTGAAAACAGTAGGTGATCTCTCCCTTCAGTACTCACTGCCCATGGTTCTGGCTGTGTTAGCTTACTCTAAGGTGACATTTCCTTTCCCATACAACTTTCTGTTATGTGATTAACACACTCGTTATGGGTCAGCCCTGTATTTTCTCCTCTCTAAGCAACCTCTTTAAGACATCCAATCACCAGGGTTGGAGATGAAGCTCAGTTGGTGGGGTCCCTGCCTAGTGTGCTGGGCATGGAGGCCTGGACTGGATCCCCAGCATCTCATAAGCTAAaagtggtggtacatgtctgcagtcctagcacttgggaggtagaagcaagaggtTGGAAGATGGCTACATTGAAAATTCAAGTCATCTTGGAAgacatgaaaccttgtctcaaaaaagaaaaaatttttaaagggatggtaaggtggctcagtgggtaaagatctACCACTAAGCTAGTTACTCGTGTTCCATCCCAGGAAGTCCATGGTCAAATAAGAAAAGCAACttttgcagggcagtggtggcccacacctttaatcccagcacttgggaggcagagacaggcagatttctgagttcaaggcNNNNNNNNNNNNNNNNNNNNNNNNNNNNNNNNNNNNNNNNNNNNNNNNNNNNNNNNNNNNNNNNNNNNNNNNNNNNNNNNNNNNNNNNNNNNNNNNNNNNNNNNNNNNNNNNNNNNNNNNNNNNNggaaggaaggaaggaaggaaggaaggaaggaaggaaggaagaaagagagaaagggagaaagggagaaagaagggagaaagggagaaagggagaaagggagaaagggagaaagggagaaagggagaaagggagaaagggagaaagggaagaaagggagaaagggagaaagggagaaagggagaaaaagggagaaaggaagaaaggcgaCTTCTgcagggcagtgatggcacacatgGTTAATCCCggacgcaggaggcagaggcagggagatctatGAGTGTGAGAccaacctggtccacagagtgagttccaagacagggaaggctacagagagaagagagagggaggaaggaacaaaggaaggaagaaaaaataaagaagaaaaaaagctctAGAAAGGTGTTCCCTAACTTctacacacacactgggaaacacacactcatacacacacctacacacacacacacacacacacacacacacacacctacgcACTCACAGCCATCTGGTAAACCTTGGGAAATGGTACTGTCTAAAGTCAAACCTTTTCTAATGTAGtagaaaagcaaatctttcatACTCTAGCTGGGAATAAAATTCTTGGATTAAAATCGTTTTATCACTCAGAATCCCAAAGTGTTGCTCAAATTTCTTCTAGCTTCCAATGATGCCCTTGTTGCTCTCCTCCTCTTGCACTCAACCTTTGCAGGGACATCAAGTGGTCTCTTTGAAGGTTGGAGGGTTTCTCTAGGTTGTGCTCTGAATTTCATAATACATCTTGGGGTATTGGGGAAGATGGCTTCCCTATTTTTGtagattaaaaatgttttatgcacgtgtgtgtgtgcgtgtgtgtgtgtgtgtgtgtgtgtgtgtgcaggtgccagaagaaggtatcaggtggtatcttggagctggagttacaatcAGTTATGAGTCCCTTGGtgtagatgctgagaaccaaatgcTGTTCCTCTAAAAAGCACATCAAGAGCTCTTGAGccaagtcatctctctctctatccccatCCTTGCAGTCCGGCCTGTGTGGTCTAAAACATCCGTTCTAGGAAAGCTCCTGCCTATGTCTTTGCCAGCTTCCTCCTCATGTCCTCCCTTGTCTTTCATGAACATACCCTTCAAAACTCCTGAtgaaatgttgttgttgttatgtatttacattattaaatttgttttgttttgtgtttttgagacagtttctttgtgtagccctggctgtcctggaactcactctgtagaccaggctagcctcaaattcagagatcctagctgtcctagaactctctaagataggccaggctggtcttgaactcagaaaaccactagtctctgcctctggagtgctaagattaaagactTGCACCACTACCCCCGCACCCCACATTGCTTTCTGGAAATCCCTGCAGGTGGGAGGCAGTTGTCACTCCCCAACACACTCACTGTAAAGTGATCTAACTGCCCTGTTCTAGGCACCCCCTCTGTTCATGCTGGAAGAGCTGGGTTTTCCAGAGAGAATATCCTGTTCTTTGTCTGAAGGATAAGAGCCTTTGAGCTAGTGTTGGGCTTTAGGAAGAGGTCAAAGGTCTGAAGTTCGTTATGTATGGAAGTAAGTTTCACTGTGACAGTTTGTCCTCAGAAAAGCACATCTCTGAATGTCTGCTACAGAGAAAGATAGGCAGGTGCCTGGATAcagtatcttttctttcctttcctttccttttctttccttttctttctcttctttatttttgagactaggtcttaagtacaaggctggcttcaaacacatagtgaggctgactttgaacttctgatcctcctgccctgccTTTGTTGTGTGtcaggattacaggcctgcaccaccatacctagcttaaaatgcctttaaaatacaCTGTGAAGAAGTCTCTCTGTTTTGACCCCCACAGTCAGCTCTGTTTCTTTCCATACCTGACACCTGATGATAGGCATTCTTGAGTCGTGCGAGGTCGTTCTCCAGCCCATCACTCAGTTCTTGGCTCTGCTATGCCGCTGAGCACTACCTATCTGGACACTCAAAGAAGGGAAGCAGGGCTCTCTGGGTGAGGGAGGCTAAGCGTATTTGAAGATGAGCTGCTGTGTGGTAAAACACTGTCTGTGCATGAAAATTCAGACCTTCACTTCTCCTGAAATCCCAGTGTTAGCCCCTGAGATCCAGGTATGACCTGGTCAGAGGGAGGGAACCTTCAACATGGCTCCCTTCTGTATTTCCAGATCCTCGTGataatctctctctgtctgtctgtctgtctgtctgtctgtctgcctttctctgtctgtctgtctctgtctgtctttctgtctgtctctctccctcctctctctctgtcttcctatatctttgtctgtctctctctctctctgtctgtctctctgtctttctgtctatctctgtctccctcctctctctgtctacctgcctgtctctttctatctctctgtatctctctatctctctctatttgtctgtctctctcctctctctctgtctctctgtctgtctctcccctcccttcccctctcgcACCCTCTCGTCTGTTTCAGTAGCCTGTATCAATCATCTCTATCACTCTAACCCTCTATCTCTGTTCAATCTGTATCTACTACACGTGTccaccctccatccctctgctccTGCCTTCACGTCTTGTCCTCTCGTGGACATCTCCTCATCGCGGAATCCTTAGAGACCATGTGCTCTGCAGCTACCTCTGCCACCTGTCTACTTCCAAGAACCCTATGTCCGCAAGTGAGCCTGGCATTCTCTGGGAGCACACTGGACACTTGAGGTACAGCTGGGCACAATGTCCCTTGATTGAAGGCAAGCAGAGCAGCCTGGTCACCAAGAGCACCTCCCCTTTACCTCTTGTCCTGCCCCACTGGACATCCCAGTGAAAAAGCAGCTCTTGCTCTACAAGCCCTGGGCTTCTGTGCACATACCTGGCGCCCAGCCTCATTGTTGTGACGGTTCATGGCAGAGCGGGCATCCGGCCGGTTCTCCCTGGCATCAGCAAACTCCCGAGAGACCATTCCTCCAAATTCAATGTCCTCACTACAGCCGCCCCACTTCCAGCCCTCTCCTGGGGAGCCCTGGAGGCGGCTGCTGCACCCACAGATGGCAGCTGATCCCTCTGCACAGGAGCGTGTCACTGCAAAGGCCACTCCAGCGGAGGCGATGGCATGGACAAAGGCTGACTCCCGGGTGGCTGCAGAGGAAGGAGGTAGGGGGTTATGGAGGCCAGGTAAGGAGGGTTGTAGTCCAAAAGGCAGGAATCcaaaaccagggccaagaaaggAGAACGCAGTACTCACAGGGTCTCACCACTGCTCTTCTGAGGATCTTTTGTGAAGAATATTGACCCAAATGATCCAAGTGTTTTTcctaagtgaatgtgtgtgtgtgtgtgtgtgtgtgtgtgtgtgtgtttgctgttgttgttgttattattgagGTAGGGAATCATTCTATCTCTCTAGCTAGCCTGGAATGCTCTATGTataccagcctggcctcaaactcataaaagGGATCAAAGGCTTCATCACCATGCCCAGGCCtatgctttttttccccagtagTTTTAGGTCTTACACGGAGTTGGGTTTTGTGTATAGGAAATAGGAGGGACTGAATTTGTTCTTACGTAGATAGAGATATCCAATTTCCCAGCTCCATTCGTCAGAGAGACTTTTTTCTCCAATGTACGTTCATACCTTTTGCTGAAAAAACAATTGGGCGTGACTATGTGGAGTTAGCTCTCGAACTGCTGGCCTGAGTCgtcagcttgtgtgtgtgtccctttatGCCAGCACTGTATGTATGTGCTTTGTTACGATAGCTCTGTAGTGTGCACAGCGAAATGTTATTTAGTCATAAATAAGAACAAGACCCTAGccatgtggtggtggcacacgcctttaatcccagcacttgggagccagaggcaggtggatttctgagttcaaggccagcctggtctacagagtgagttccaggacagccagggctatactaaaaaagaatgagaccctgtcactTGCTGCAGGATTGACAGACCCAGAGGACATAAGTGAATGAGCCAGGCACAGGAAGACAAGAACTTCATGGCCTAATTCAGGTGTGGAATCTAAAAGCACTCGGTTCCTAGCAGGAAGTGGAATGGGTTAGTTACGGAGGCAGGGCCTGGGACAGTGGTGGAGGGAAGGTGATCAGTGGGTCTGAATTTCAGATGATGGTTAAGGGGTCTTGGTGTGCCACTGAACAGTCATGTGAGGACAGTGGACAAGTGAGCGTATTTTTAAAATCGCTTTAAAAGGATTTTGAATGTTCTTTATGGACATGTTAAGAACCCTTattgggtcattttaaaaacataatcctATACTGAAATATTGCACAGCACCTTAAAAATACTTACAATTATGCTAACAGAAGTAGGGCCTGGGGTGCAGCTCAGCTGCTAAcgtgcttgcctggcatgaatGGAGCCCTGCGTTCACATCCCTGGCACCACATGAACTGGGCATAGCTGTACactctgtaattccagcatcagggaggaggaagcaggaagattaaaaaattcaaggtcatagagaccagcttgggctatatgaggctgtctcaaaaaaaataaatgagtgtgCTAGGGATATGGCTCAATGGGTAGAGAACCAACCTGGCATGCCAAAGGAACAGGGATCAAACCCCAGCCCTGCCTGAAGTGAGCTTGTGAATGCCTATAATGAAATCCCATCACTCCAGAGGTGGAAGCTGAAGAGCAGAGCTTCAGGTTCATCTTTAGCCTGAGACAGCTCAAGGCTAACCTGTGCTACATGATACCCCATCTcagaacaacaaaaggaaaattagatctttgacataaaattagatctataaataaacattaaaaatgaaggtAACAAGAGATTTTTAAACCAGAACTTATGTTACACACCTGTAATACCTGCATgtggaaaactgaggcaggaggattgctttgagttcaagtccaaccaggacagctattcttggttgtcaacttgactatatctagaattAATTAAAGGGGAACCTGCTGGGTATGCCTGTgaggggtttgttttttgtttttgttttgagtcagggtttctctatgtagctctggttgtcctcgaactcagatttctgcctgtctctgcctcccaagtgcttgaattaaaggtgtgtgtcaacACTGTCTGGCTTTTTTGCTTTAAGACAGAGCCTTTACATAGCcgtggctggcctgcaactcactacgtagaccaagCTACCTTAGgtcacacagagatctgcctgtctctgcctcctgagcgatGGGATCAACGGTGTGCAAAGCACACACTGGGagggatttttcttgattggatcatttgaggtcagaaaacccaccctaaatctgggccacgcCTGCTGGTGACAGCCTATACAAAGGACATGGAAGCACCTCTGCTTTtggcctgcttgccctcactctccctGGTAAGTTTATTCCTTCACTGAGTTTAGAGCCCATTTCTTGGGTttccagtgtatactgaagaGCTGCTGAGGCATCCAGTCTGTGGACAACACCAGATTCTTGAGCTTTCTGTTGGAAGATAGCCATTGTACTATCCAgatcacagcctgtaagccactctactAGATCCTTTTTGTATGGAGAGTGATTCACTCTATCCCTTCTGTCTTCCTGGAGAGTCCCGAGCTTGCTGCAAGCCAAGTAGACATAGGGATCACAAAACTTaccaacgagagagagagagagagagagagagagagagagagagagagagagaNNNNNNNNNNNNNNNNNNNNNNNNNNNNNNNNNNNNNNNNNNNNNNNNNNNNNNNTTACCACAGCTGTACTGTAACTGTTCTGTTTGGAGATTGGTCATTAAATCTGACTGTGTCTAACATAGCTGATACTTTATCACAGGTCTGCATAAACAGGAAAAACCACAGTCCAGACTTTGTATTATTCCCGACAGTAGGCATCCACTGTAGGTCTAGCCCAGGGGCCTCAGATTGGGAGGGCAAATCATGTGGATGGATCTTGAAATGATAATATTGTGATAACGAAATATAATATTGACTACAAAAGGCagcaaaaaataaatcaagagatGAATAGtatccatttatatatatatgcaaaacgtTCACTATCGATTCATCTGCTAATGGACAACTAGGTTAATTCCAATTCTTTGCTATAGTGAATAAAGCAGTATTAAACACGGAGGTGCAAATATCCTTATGATAGAGTATGGAGTtctctggatatatgtccagaaGTGAAATAGAGTCTTGTGGTagttccatttttcattttttgagaatcCACAAACATTTCTATAGTGGTTGTATtgactcacacacccacacacaccaatTGTGCATAGGAGTTTCTTCCTAAGAGAAGACACTCCCTCCTCTACTTGACACCAGATAAAGGTTtgccaagtgcttgctgcatgATAAGCACGGTGTTCTGAGCAAGATGGATAAGAATCTGACATGTTGACTAGCAGAGATTCTATGCACCCGGCTAGAAACCATTCCAGACAGAAAGCCTCGCAGGATTTCTTGGGCCGGGGAACCCTCTTGGGATTGTGAGACTTTTCATAAAAAGTTGTGGCCTCTTCACCCCTCCTGCACACACTAGCTTTCCATGTTTCCTCAAGCTGCATCTAAGACTCTGTGTGTCCCAAAGCCCAAACAGGGACAGAGAAACTGCAAACAACTACACTCACACTCAGACTGACCCACAAAGCTCAGTCAGCATCCACACATagaatcaaagaacacacattTACTCTCGTCCTGACAATACAGAATGAGCTGTGGTTATCTCTAGCTGGCTGGCAAAGACCTCACAGAGCCCTTGGCTTCTCTTGATGGGCTTGCGCCTTTCCCCCAGATGTCTCTGAGCAGACTCCAGCTGTTTTCTGCCCCCAACCTGGGGCACTATCAGAGCCTGGACAACTTCTGCAGGTTTCTAGGAGTCCAGCTACTTCCCACTCTGGACATTATGATAGACAAGGAACTACCAGAACCACAGAGTAGCTCTCAATTGAACTGTCACCCAGTATTCAGTAGCCTCCACTGGCCAAGCACACAGCCACCCACTGCAGGCCCATCTCCGTGCCCAGAGCCAGTGTGATACACAGCCTTCCTAAAGTTCTCTAAAGGTTTCCTGCCGCCAGCcttgccttcctcctcttctcagcaCTCACTGGCCACTGGTCATACTCAGCCTTCATTCTTCCCTGGACTCAGGCTCTACCCCAGCCTCAGTGTTACCAGCTTCACTCTTCAGCATGGCAGCCAAGGTCCTGGGCACTGTCTACCCAACATGTCAGCTGTGCCTATTCCTCGGGAGGACTTGTCTTCAGGAATCCACTTCCAGCCCAGATCCTCCCCACGGGTGGGATCTGCATCTTGTCCACTGTTTATTTCCATTCCAGAGCACAGGCTACCCCTTTgagccttcttttttctttttttctttcttctttcttgttttctttttggcagGGACTTCAGCCCAAGCTTGCCTAGAGTTTACTGTGTAGCCTAGAAGGACCTTGAACTCCACCAGATGTTAACATTACAGCTGTGTGCTACCACGCCTAGCTTTGCATAGTGTTGGAAATGAAACCTGGGGATTTTGTCCATGCCAGGCAAAGATtcttccaactgagctacatctctagcccctATTCGATCTTCAAAGGAGCCAAGGCATTCCTCCTGGTACCCCTAAGACtccagccttctttctttctgcataGAACCTGAGTCTGGGGCCAGAGGCCTTGAGCTACCTCCTCTTGGGTGCGACTCAGAAGTCTACCTCTCTGCCTACACCCTCACATTCCAAC
Above is a genomic segment from Mus caroli chromosome 11, CAROLI_EIJ_v1.1, whole genome shotgun sequence containing:
- the Wnt3a gene encoding protein Wnt-3a, translating into MAPLGYLLVLCSLKQALGSYPIWWSLAVGPQYSSLSTQPILCASIPGLVPKQLRFCRNYVEIMPSVAEGVKAGIQECQHQFRGRRWNCTTVSNSLAIFGPVLDKATRESAFVHAIASAGVAFAVTRSCAEGSAAICGCSSRLQGSPGEGWKWGGCSEDIEFGGMVSREFADARENRPDARSAMNRHNNEAGRQAIASHMHLKCKCHGLSGSCEVKTCWWSQPDFRTIGDFLKDKYDSASEMVVEKHRESRGWVETLRPRYTYFKVPTERDLVYYEASPNFCEPNPETGSFGTRDRTCNVSSHGIDGCDLLCCGRGHNARTERRREKCHCVFHWCCYVSCQECTRVYDVHTCK